In Zerene cesonia ecotype Mississippi chromosome 12, Zerene_cesonia_1.1, whole genome shotgun sequence, the genomic stretch NNNNNNNNNNNNNNNNNNNNNNNNNNNNNNNNNNNNNNNNNNNNNNNNNNNNNNNNNNNNNNNNNNNNNNNNNNNNNNNNNNNNNNNNNNNNNNNNNNNNNNNNNNNNNNNNNNNNNNNNNNNNNNNNNNNNNNNNNNNNNNNNNNNNNNNNNNNNNNNNNNNNNNNNNNNNNNNNNNNNNNNNNNNNNNNNNNNNNNNNNNNNNNNNNNNNNNNNNNNNNNNNNNNNNNNNNNNNNNNNNNNNNNNNNNNNNNNNNNNNNNNNNNNNNNNNNNNNNNNNNNNNNNNNNNNNNNNNNNNNNNNNNNNNNNNNNNNNNNNNNNNNNNNNNNNNNNNNNNNNNNNNNNNNNNNNNNNNNNNNNNNNNNNNNNNNNNNNNNNNNNNNNNNNNNNNNNNNNNNNNNNNNNNNNNNNNNNNNNNNNNNNNNNNNNNNNNNNNNNNNNNNNNNNNNNNNNNNNNNNNNNNNNNNNNNNNNNNNNNNNNNNNNNNNNNNNNNNNNNNNNNNNNNNNNNNNNNNNNNNNNNNNNNNNNNNNNNNNNNNNNNNNNNNNNNNNNNNNNNNNNNNNNNNNNNNNNNNNNNNNNNNNNNNNNNNNNNNNNNNNNNNNNNNNNNNNNNNNNNNNNNNNNNNNNNNNNNNNNNNNNNNNNNNNNNNNNNNNNNNNNNNNNNNNNNNNNNNNNNNNNNNNNNNNNNNNNNNNNNNNNNNNNNNNNNNNNNNNNNNNNNNNNNNNNNNNNNNNNNNNNNNNNNNNNNNNNNNNNNNNNNNNNNNNNNNNNNNNNNNNNNNNNNNNNNNNNNNNNNNNNNNNNNNNNNNNNNNNNNNNNNNNNNNNNNNNNNAAAAGTATGTTTCTAACATTACGGCATTTGCAGGTGTTCGCATGGGAGCAGGGCATTCGGGATACAATTCTCTCCTCATTCTTCTGGGGCTACATAGTGCTGCAGATCCCATCGGGCTTGCTAGCCGGCAGATTTGGCGGGAAAATGCTTGTTCTAGTGTCCATGGTGCTGACGGGGATTGTCAATCTGTTCACTCCTTTATTGGCAACTAAGGTATTATACAAAGTTTTGaactataatacataattcaacttttacttttaatccagacaaacaaatactcaatgtagtttttttttgttaattttatgactAGCCccaacattttaatgtttatcttgtgatgtttatataaagtgattggaaaacaataatgaacaaTGAATACTGTTCCTATTATTgttgattttgaatattacaatgggataaagtgaataatataaaatgctaatataaacttaattaattagacCTAATAGTCTATCAGAAGTTAGTGTagagttttttaaattcatttagttaaattgtaaaagcaagggaaatattgaaacatttgttttagtGGTGAAACAAAatctgttaattttatttcacgtgTTTTCAGGGAGACTGGATAGCGGTATGTGCGTGTAGGATCCTCATGGGCTTGTCCCAAGGTATGCTGTATCCGAGCATTCATGGACTGATCGGACAATGGTCACCATTGTCAGAGAGGAGCAGAATGGGAACCATTGTATATTCTGGTACGTATCTATCTAAAATCTCAAGGTTTTTCAGTGATTTATGACTTAAACTAGTGCAAAGTGTGTGATGACTCGGATTATGTACACAATACGtggaatgttataaaataaaatgacgaAAGGCTgaagaaaaggatacgggcctccggccCTCTCACTAACCGAACGTATCATAGTAGGTGCTTATATTTTACGCCGATCTTCTATGCGGTCTTGGACTTTACCCGGTCTGAGCTGGTCAATCAAAtcgtgctcgactctcacaaccaataatttatttacgatgTCACGGTAGTCACAACTCAATAATAATCGACATGTAGTTATGATGaatacgtaattaaaaaatgcacGTGGTAGTCTCTTAatagtgtcccgagctgctaacaACATGGCGTATAATGTAGCTCGGGCATGCGGTTCGTTTGTCTCGCCGCTTGCTCTCCTGTCCTGTCTAAACATCTTCGCTAAACGACTGTATGGATCTACAATTGGATATTGATACAAAATCTAGTTAATGTCAAGTTCATAATTTGTAACATTGACCTCGAATCGCACCTTCGAACGATGCactcaaaatataaacaagaaGTCATTGTCATGTTGAGTTAGGAggctaaataaaaactaacaataTTCACAGAACATAGAATTGTTTCAAGATTTTTCTAAAGATCTCAAGTCTTGTGGGAAATTACGAGCAACATGCAAAACTCATCGAAGCTACGACTATTTGTTTTCCAAATTGAGTTAGCAAGCGTGAAGAAACTTAGATTAAAATTCACCaccaataaaacattatgtgaaaaaatacaatttattattcacctaaaatttgtaaatacttCTGGGAGATGGAAGAGTGgttgaatatgtatttaatcatATAAAGGTCCCATGCGacgtattgtatattatacgtTGCGTTGCTAATAACAAGCATTATTTGAACTTCCCTTTTAAACACTCGAAAAGGCAGCATGGGAAACTTTGTCAAGGCAGTTCTTCATTCGCTATTCGCAAATTAAAGTACCTCGTTACCAAGAATCGCCTCTTAAAACTAAGTTGTAAGATGCGATCCTTGGTAACGAGGAAGCTTGAAACTAGTAGTACTCATATATATACACAGGACAGATTTAGTATACTATGATCAATGGAGTCTCGAATGAGCGCGCGTGTGAATGGCATAAATCAGCGCTATATAAGTCGCTGTGTTCAGTAGTCCTCTGGTGTTCAGATAGCATTAACAGACCGTATGGAACAGAAAAAATGcgtataagtattttttacgtaattagcatctgaaataatatacattccATTGATCATAGTGGACTTCATCTGAGACATCCtgaatatatagatagataatacATCCTTTAAACTGTATCTTCTTCAGGCTCCCAGCTTGGTACCATAATCGAAATGGTGGTCGCCGGTTGGCTATCTGAGAGCAGATGGGGCTGGCCATCAGTGTTCTACGTCGCTGGTGTCACGTGTCTCGTATTTTCTGTCCTCTGGTTCATATTCGGCGCATCAACCCCTGGCACCTCCAGGTGGATATCgaaggaagaaaaaaaattcattgaacTCAGCGCTGGAGCTACTGATATCAATCAATCGAAGGTATTGTCTGAGATAAACGGTTTTATagtttagtattttgttaCCAAAACTTATCAATATCAGCTAAGGATTATTTAAAggtcatttttatatcataaaaaaatgttttaatttgtctCGGATTTAATTTGGTAACCATGTATAAAtacgttattaatttataagaaaaatcattatattatgtaattaaatgtatttttgcaGAAAATGCCTACACCATGGAAGAAAATTTGGACATCATTACCGTTCTGGGCGATCTTGCTTGCTCACTGTGGCCAAAGTTTAGGATTCTGGACGCTTCTAACTGAAATGCCTTCGTACATGGACAAAGTTCTGGGTGTTGCTATTAAAGATGTGAGTTTATAGTTCATTGATATGATAAATTACGCTGGATCTGTAAAAGTAGCAGTCCATATATTTCAATGAGTGACGAGGATGTATTATGTGTGCCAGTCCACACCATTCATCGTTAAGTAGGTGATCATTTTCCTGAATGCATTAGCGAATGCTTCGTTTTAAGCATATCATCCTTATTACTAGTAGAATGTTCAAAAATTTTTCTCTAATTTATCCTTTGCTATACCCTGAAATTACTGAAGGTAAAATTCattgtcattatttaaaaaatataatttataatgtatataattagcattacttaaaaagaataaaatttgttacttCAGAATTTTCGgctgggtgaactgattttgatgattcgtTTCATTTGAAACTGGTGCCTTCCGTGTGGTCAAGTTTAGtttatgagtatttatttatgttttcagaATGGAATCTACTCGGCATTACCATACGCTGCTATGTATATTCTCAGTTTTGTGTTCAGTTGGAGCGCTGATTTTCTTTTGAACAGAAATATGTTAAGCCACGGTGCTacaaggaaaatatttaatactatttgtGAGTATACAATATAGTCATcttcagcccatatatgttcccactgctacacggacctcctatgagggattaggccataatccaccacgctggccaagtgcgggttggcagatgacaCATgtcatcgatttttttttgtcagaTATGccgtttcctcacgatgttttccttcactgttacaatattgtatgttgttaaaactaaaatcatGAAGTCAGTTTACCAAATATAGCAGtagtacaaaacaaatttataaaatatcttcaagCATATATTTGTCaggaattaaaaatactttatatggTCAGGATTGCTCAGTTTTTAGTTGTTATAGTctctaacaaaaatatttataagttttgatGAAATCATATATCATTACTGGTTTTTCTTGTCAgatcttctctgtagaaactgctttccgaaccggtagtaaatgtttaaaactgtgacgattcaaaagtgcttctttaaGTAGtctaattgattaaataaatgttttagcttgagtttgagtttaataaaaaaaacattatcatgactataaaaaaacttataggattgcaaaattaaatgcatttacttatatttcagCGTTTTGGGGTCCAGCAATAGCTCTTCTAGGTCTCTCGTATATACCGGCTGGTCATGTACCTCTCGCGGTTGCGATGCTGACAGTCACTGTGGGTCTTAATGGCGCCCATTACGTGGGTTTCTTGGTGAGTGTTCTGAT encodes the following:
- the LOC119830746 gene encoding putative inorganic phosphate cotransporter, giving the protein MSEVTNTKPDSSFGMRHVIIFLLFLSTVTSYATRVSMSLAIVAMTKPNKYDFPVFAWEQGIRDTILSSFFWGYIVLQIPSGLLAGRFGGKMLVLVSMVLTGIVNLFTPLLATKGDWIAVCACRILMGLSQGMLYPSIHGLIGQWSPLSERSRMGTIVYSGSQLGTIIEMVVAGWLSESRWGWPSVFYVAGVTCLVFSVLWFIFGASTPGTSRWISKEEKKFIELSAGATDINQSKKMPTPWKKIWTSLPFWAILLAHCGQSLGFWTLLTEMPSYMDKVLGVAIKDNGIYSALPYAAMYILSFVFSWSADFLLNRNMLSHGATRKIFNTISFWGPAIALLGLSYIPAGHVPLAVAMLTVTVGLNGAHYVGFLISHIDLSPNFASTLMGITNGCGNIFSIMAPLSVTLVVQDETSASEWRKVFFISIAFYFLSNLFFILFFSGNVQPWNEPKPTATIEDGVKHKEKEEKQQSSDKEASGEHKF